One Babylonia areolata isolate BAREFJ2019XMU chromosome 20, ASM4173473v1, whole genome shotgun sequence DNA segment encodes these proteins:
- the LOC143294544 gene encoding uncharacterized protein LOC143294544, with translation MDCTDIVIGSARGNYSRIGDYYTRDRSTPVPDEQLGGHNSLTAALVWEEGPHTLMLFRRKLTSNDSADHSLEDEVTHVIWALGQEPDGAGRYNHWPPSALESGDVSIAQFYRRDELKYHGHRGQRGATSLNFYAVDDPQGSDSAGCLQGSCASSECGLDFSWTYSNLSDLITFNISSSSLVSPGRWMALGFSDDSRMANSDVIYGGIDHSGTPFIRDGWLYGYAQPRVDSRQDAVLVSAQHVNNATTLVFTRPRTTDDSDDLDLSVCRFVFFAADGGPVFPGNANTIGQHRSTPVVSSQRICFGFCQSEDDETTTVTTSSATAVQSISTTGSTLEADSTTLNNVTQTTGTTRSVRTTTRSEATTGVATTTVEDSLQSPADSEKQERFKTRASIRLALGDFRPELSDPNSVYFIRLANIVESNMNVLLLPSLGKRLLGVSVKGFRPGSIIVDVEIETVHGGMGVAVEEVRGEVEAAVLTSLANRTLAGFGDVQVLGVFPPSAVTGDDDTSKGDDSALTEVEIIVIAVASALVLVAIIIGVCKFVESRGTPQSRDKQVVSRGDSTSMSSGSGESSRKDTMSYSEFLALAPHIDQTSALSSFSAVDNPAYSSVGSKHVP, from the exons ATGGACTGCACCGATATCGTCATCGGCAGCGCCAGGGGGAACTACTCTCGCATCGGGGATTACTACACCCGTGACCGCTCCACCCCTGTCCCTGACGAGCAGCTAGGGGGACACAACAGTCTGACGGCCGCCCTGGTGTGGGAGGAGGGTCCCCACACCTTGATGCTCTTCAGGAGGAAGCTGACGT CCAACGACTCCGCTGACCACAGTCTGGAGGACGAAGTGACGCACGTGATCTGGGCCCTGGGGCAGGAGCCGGACGGGGCTGGGCGCTACAACCACTGGCCCCCCTCCGCCCTGGAGTCTGGTGACGTCAGCATCGCCCAGTTCTACCGTCGGGACGAGCTCAAGTACCATGGGCATAGGGGCCAGAGGGGGGCCACCTCGCTCAACTTCTAcg CCGTGGACGACCCCCAGGGGTCGGACAGTGCCGGCTGTCTGCAGGGGTCGTGTGCCTCCAGCGAGTGCGGCCTGGACTTCTCCTGGACCTACAGCAACCTCTCCGATCTGATCACCTTCaacatctcctcctcctcgcttGTCTCCCCTGGACGATGGATGGCCCTGGGCTTCTCTGATGATTCCCGCATG GCCAATTCTGACGTCATTTACGGAGGTATTGATCACAGTGGGACACCTTTCATCAGAGACGG CTGGCTGTACGGCTACGCCCAGCCACGAGTGGACAGCCGTCAGGACGCCGTTCTGGTCAGCGCTCAGCACGTGAACAACGCCACCACTCTGGTCTTCACCCGTCCGCGGACAACCGACGACTCCGACGATCTGgacctgtccgtctgtcggttCGTCTTCTTCGCCGCTGACGGAGGCCCCGTGTTTCCTGGCAACGCCAACACGATCGGACAGCACAGAAGCACTCCCGTTGTGTCCAGCCAGAGAATCTGTTTCGGCTTTTGTCAGAGCGAAG ATGACGAAACGACGACCGTTACGACGTCCTCGGCAACAGCTGTGCAGTCCATTTCAACAACAGGAAGCACACTAGAGGCAGACAGCACCACGCTGAACAACGTCACACAGACAACAGGTACCACAAGGAGTGTCAGAACCACCACAAGGTCCGAGGCCACAACTGGCGTTGCTACAACCACTGTTGAGGACAGTCTGCAATCGCCAGCCGACTCCGAGAAGcaag aGAGGTTCAAAACTCGAGCAAGCATTCGTCTGGCACTCGGGGACTTCAGACCAGAACTCAGTGACCCAAACTCCGTTTACTTTATCCGTCTGGCCAACATCGTGGAATCCAAC ATGAACGTTCTCCTTCTCCCATCGCTGGGCAAACGCCTCCTGGGTGTCAGCGTCAAGGGATTCAG GCCTGGAAGCATCATCGTAGACGTGGAGATCGAGACGGTCCACggcgggatgggggtggcggtggaggaggtgcggggggaggtggaggcggcGGTGCTGACCTCCCTTGCCAACCGGACCCTCGCGGGCTTCGGGGACGTGCAGGTCCTGGGGGTCTTCCCTCCGTCAGCCGTCACCG GTGACGATGACACGTCCAAGGGGGACGACTCTGCACTGACAGAGGTGGAGATCATCGTCATTGCCGTCGCTTCCGCCTTGGTtctcgtcgccatcatcatcggtGTCTGCAAATTTGTGGAATCGCGTGGGACCCCTCAGTCCCGTGAT AAGCAGGTGGTATCCAGAGGGGACAGCACCTCCATGTCCAGCGGGTCAGGGGAGAGCAGTCGCAAGGACACGATGAGTTACAGCGAGTTCCTGGCCTTGGCACCCCACATCGACCAGACGTCTGCACTGTCATCTTTCTCCGCCGTCGACAACCCTGCGTACAGCAGTGTTGGTTCTAAACACGTGCCTTAG
- the LOC143294840 gene encoding uncharacterized protein LOC143294840, which yields MKPLVNQKALQKGHQRALQKGHQKALQKGHQKKGHQKALQRGHQKWDTRRHFRGDTRRHFRGDTRGHFRSDTRGHFRSDTRRHFRGDTRGHFRRDTRRHFRGDTRGHFRRDTRRHLRGDTRGHFRRDTRRHFRSDTRGHFRSDTRRHFRGDTRGDFRRDTRRHFRGDTRGHFRRDTRRHLRGDTRGHFRRDTRRHLRGDTRGHFRRDTRRHLRGDTRGHFRRDTRRHYRGDTRGHFRRDTRRHLRRDTRRRDTRGNFRRDTRRRDARRHYRGDTRRHFRRDTRKHFRRDTGRRDTRGDTGRRDTRGHTGRRT from the coding sequence ATGAAGCCACTAGTGAACCAGAAGGCACTTCAGAAGGGACACCAGAGGGCACTTCAGAAGGGACACCAGAAGGCACTTCAGAAGGGACACCAGAAGAAGGGACACCAGAAGGCACTTCAGAGGGGACACCAGAAGTGGGACACCAGAAGGCACTTCAGAGGGGACACCAGAAGGCACTTCAGAGGGGACACCAGAGGGCACTTCAGAAGCGACACCAGAGGGCACTTCAGAAGCGACACCAGAAGGCACTTCAGAGGGGACACCAGAGGGCACTTCAGAAGGGACACCAGAAGGCACTTCAGAGGGGACACCAGAGGGCACTTCAGAAGGGACACCAGAAGGCACCTCAGAGGGGACACCAGAGGGCACTTCAGAAGGGACACCAGAAGGCACTTCAGAAGCGACACCAGAGGGCACTTCAGAAGCGACACCAGAAGGCACTTCAGAGGGGACACCAGAGGGGACTTCAGAAGGGACACCAGAAGGCACTTCAGAGGGGACACCAGAGGGCACTTCAGAAGGGACACCAGAAGGCACCTCAGAGGGGACACCAGAGGGCACTTCAGAAGGGACACCAGAAGGCACCTCAGAGGGGACACCAGAGGGCACTTCAGAAGGGACACCAGAAGGCACCTCAGAGGGGACACCAGAGGGCACTTCAGAAGGGACACCAGAAGGCACTACAGAGGGGACACCAGAGGGCACTTCAGAAGGGACACCAGAAGGCACCTCAGAAGGGATACCAGAAGGAGGGACACCAGAGGGAACTTCAGAAGGGACACCAGAAGGAGGGACGCCAGAAGGCACTACAGAGGGGACACCAGAAGGCACTTCAGAAGGGACACCAGAAAGCACTTCAGAAGGGACACCGGAAGGAGGGACACCAGAGGGGACACCGGAAGGAGGGACACCAGAGGGCACACCGGAAGGAGAACCTGA